A single window of Leclercia adecarboxylata DNA harbors:
- a CDS encoding TRAP transporter large permease: protein MDAFVLLFTLAILLALGMPVAFAVGLSAVAGALWIDLPLEALMIQITSGVNKFTLLAIPFFILAGAIMAEGGIARRLVNFAYIFVGFIRGGLSLVNIVASTFFGAISGSSVADTASIGSVMIPEMEKKGYPREYAAAVTASGSVQAILIPPSHNSVIYSLAAGGTVSIATLFIAGVLPGLLLGVCLMVLCLGFAHKRGYPKGERIPFKQALKIFFDALWGLMTVVIILGGILSGIFTATESAAVACLWAFFVTMFIYRDYKWNELPKLMCRTVKTVTIVMILIGFAAAFGAVMTYMQLPMRITEFFTSLSDNKYVILMYLNVMLLLIGTLMDMAPIILILTPVLLPVTNSLGIDPVHFGMIMMVNLGIGLITPPVGSVLFVASAVSKQKIETVVRAMLPFYGALLLVLGMVTYIPAISLWLPRMLGMQ, encoded by the coding sequence ATGGACGCGTTTGTTTTGCTCTTCACCCTCGCCATTTTACTGGCGCTGGGGATGCCGGTGGCCTTCGCCGTCGGCTTAAGCGCCGTGGCTGGCGCGCTGTGGATTGACCTGCCGCTGGAGGCGCTGATGATCCAGATCACCAGCGGGGTGAATAAATTTACCCTGCTGGCGATCCCGTTCTTTATCCTGGCGGGGGCGATCATGGCGGAAGGGGGCATTGCCCGCCGGTTGGTGAACTTTGCCTATATTTTTGTCGGCTTTATTCGCGGCGGCCTGTCGCTGGTGAATATTGTCGCCTCGACCTTCTTCGGTGCCATTTCGGGCTCGTCGGTGGCGGATACCGCCTCCATCGGTAGCGTGATGATCCCGGAGATGGAGAAGAAGGGTTATCCGCGTGAGTACGCAGCGGCAGTGACCGCCAGCGGCTCGGTGCAGGCGATCCTGATCCCGCCCAGCCATAACTCGGTGATCTACTCCCTGGCCGCAGGCGGAACGGTGTCGATTGCGACGCTGTTTATCGCCGGCGTCCTGCCGGGCCTGCTGCTCGGCGTCTGTCTGATGGTGCTGTGCCTGGGCTTTGCCCACAAGCGCGGTTATCCGAAAGGCGAGAGGATCCCCTTTAAGCAGGCGCTGAAGATTTTCTTCGATGCCCTGTGGGGTCTGATGACGGTGGTGATCATTCTCGGCGGCATTTTGTCGGGGATCTTTACCGCGACGGAATCGGCGGCGGTCGCCTGCCTGTGGGCGTTCTTTGTCACCATGTTTATCTACCGTGACTACAAGTGGAACGAGCTGCCGAAGCTGATGTGCCGCACGGTGAAGACGGTAACGATCGTAATGATCCTGATCGGCTTTGCAGCGGCCTTTGGCGCGGTGATGACCTACATGCAGCTGCCGATGCGGATCACCGAGTTCTTCACCTCGCTCTCGGACAACAAGTACGTGATCCTGATGTACCTTAACGTCATGCTGCTGCTGATCGGCACCCTGATGGACATGGCACCGATCATCCTGATCCTGACCCCGGTGCTGCTGCCGGTGACCAACTCGCTGGGTATCGATCCGGTGCATTTTGGGATGATCATGATGGTCAACCTCGGGATCGGGCTGATTACGCCGCCGGTGGGGTCGGTGCTGTTTGTCGCCAGTGCGGTGAGTAAGCAGAAGATCGAAACCGTGGTCCGGGCGATGCTGCCGTTCTACGGCGCGCTGCTGCTGGTGTTGGGGATGGTGACCTACATCCCGGCGATATCGCTGTGGTTACCGCGGATGTTGGGGATGCAGTAG
- a CDS encoding TRAP transporter small permease, whose translation MSERYLKWMDRLYLLAMAVAGISLLVMTIVIPIGIFSRYVLNRGESWPEPVAIICMVTFTFIGAAVGYRAGSHIAVNMLTDRLPAALKALCAKVVDVLMLLISLIIFWYSYLLCVELWEQPVAEFPILTSGESYLPLPIGSAILILFVLERLMFGSQENRPVVMIGNHG comes from the coding sequence ATGTCCGAACGCTATTTGAAGTGGATGGATCGCCTGTACCTGCTCGCCATGGCGGTGGCGGGCATTTCGCTGCTGGTGATGACCATCGTGATCCCGATTGGGATTTTTTCCCGCTACGTCCTCAACCGCGGCGAGTCGTGGCCGGAGCCGGTAGCCATTATCTGCATGGTGACCTTCACCTTTATCGGGGCCGCCGTGGGTTACCGCGCCGGATCCCATATCGCGGTAAATATGCTCACCGACCGCCTGCCTGCGGCGTTAAAAGCGTTGTGCGCGAAGGTGGTGGATGTGCTGATGCTGCTGATCTCGCTGATTATCTTCTGGTACAGCTATCTGCTCTGCGTCGAGCTGTGGGAACAGCCGGTGGCGGAGTTCCCGATCCTGACCTCCGGTGAGAGCTATCTGCCGCTGCCCATCGGTTCGGCGATCCTCATTTTGTTTGTCCTGGAGCGCCTGATGTTTGGCTCTCAGGAAAACCGCCCGGTCGTGATGATCGGCAACCACGGTTAA
- a CDS encoding TRAP transporter substrate-binding protein, translating into MKTTLKPLLAALCLSAFACSVSAQTIKAADVHPEGYPNVVAVQHMGEKLKQQTDGKLEIKVFPGGVLGDEKQMIEQAQMGAIDMIRVSMAPVAAILPDIEVFTLPYVFRDEDHMHKVIDGDIGKSIGDKLTANPKSRLVFLGWMDSGTRNLITKDPIVKPEDLKGKKIRVQGSPVALATLKDMGANSVAMGVSEVYSGMQTGVIDGAENNPPTFIAHNYMPVAKNYTLSGHFITPEMLLYSKVKWDKLSADEQQKILTLAREAQFEQRKLWQAYNDEALQKMKAGGVQFHDIDKAVFVKATEPVRAQYGDKHQDLMKAIADVQ; encoded by the coding sequence ATGAAAACGACCCTCAAGCCGTTGCTGGCCGCTCTGTGCCTGTCTGCTTTTGCCTGCTCTGTTTCTGCTCAAACCATTAAAGCCGCTGATGTGCATCCCGAAGGCTACCCGAACGTGGTGGCGGTGCAGCACATGGGTGAAAAACTCAAACAACAAACCGACGGCAAGCTGGAGATCAAAGTTTTCCCTGGCGGCGTGCTGGGCGATGAAAAGCAGATGATTGAGCAGGCGCAGATGGGGGCCATCGATATGATTCGCGTCTCCATGGCCCCGGTTGCCGCCATCCTGCCGGATATTGAAGTCTTTACGCTCCCCTATGTCTTCCGTGACGAAGACCATATGCACAAAGTGATCGACGGCGATATCGGGAAATCGATCGGCGATAAACTCACCGCCAACCCGAAATCGCGGCTGGTGTTCCTCGGCTGGATGGACTCCGGCACCCGTAACCTGATCACCAAAGATCCCATTGTTAAACCGGAAGATCTGAAGGGTAAGAAAATCCGCGTGCAGGGTAGCCCGGTGGCGCTGGCCACGCTGAAAGATATGGGAGCCAACTCGGTGGCAATGGGGGTAAGTGAAGTCTACAGCGGCATGCAGACCGGCGTTATCGACGGTGCCGAGAACAACCCGCCGACCTTTATCGCCCACAACTACATGCCTGTCGCCAAAAACTACACCCTCAGCGGCCACTTCATCACCCCGGAAATGCTGCTCTACTCCAAAGTGAAATGGGACAAGCTGAGCGCCGACGAACAGCAAAAAATTCTGACCCTGGCCCGCGAAGCGCAGTTTGAGCAGCGCAAGCTGTGGCAGGCCTATAACGACGAAGCTCTGCAGAAGATGAAGGCGGGCGGCGTGCAGTTCCACGACATTGATAAAGCGGTCTTCGTGAAGGCGACAGAGCCGGTGCGCGCCCAGTATGGCGACAAGCATCAGGATCTGATGAAAGCTATCGCTGACGTCCAGTAA
- the tusA gene encoding sulfurtransferase TusA, translating to MTDLFTHPDHTLDAQGLRCPEPVMMVRKTVRTMQSGETLLIIADDPATTRDIPGFCTFMEHELLAQETGVLPYKYLIRKG from the coding sequence ATGACCGATCTGTTTACCCACCCGGACCACACCCTTGACGCGCAGGGCCTGCGCTGCCCGGAACCCGTCATGATGGTGCGCAAAACCGTGCGCACGATGCAGTCCGGCGAAACGCTGTTAATTATCGCCGACGATCCGGCCACGACCCGCGATATTCCGGGCTTCTGTACCTTTATGGAACATGAGCTGCTGGCGCAGGAGACCGGGGTATTGCCGTACAAATATCTTATCCGCAAAGGGTAA
- the zntA gene encoding Zn(II)/Cd(II)/Pb(II) translocating P-type ATPase ZntA, whose protein sequence is MSTPETPKKVPQFSALKLAPLPAKEACCAADHGPVQAEAVAPVQGQRYSWVVNGMDCAACARKVETAVRQVAGVNHVQVLFATEKLLVDAGSNVSAQVEAAVINAGYTLRNENAPAEKASVLRDNLPLITLVLLMGISWGLEQFNHPLGNLAFIATTLVGLWPVARQALRLMKSGSWFAIETLMSVAAIGALFIGATAEAAMVLLLFLIGERLEGWAASRARKGVSALMALKPETATQVINGERKTVPIAALRPGDVIEVAAGGRLPADGTLLTAAASFDESALTGESIPVDRAAGEKVPAGATSVDRLVQLTVLSEPGDSAIDRILKLIEEAEERRAPVERFIDRFSRIYTPVIMLIALLVAVVPPLLFSAPWEGWIYKGLTLLLIGCPCALVISTPAAITSGLAAAARRGALIKGGAALEQLAQVQQVAFDKTGTLTVGKPQVTGIYPHEIGEQDLLALAAAVEQGSTHPLAQAIVREAQTRGLAVPTATGQRALMGSGIEAEVAGSKVLICTADKFPAPHFVTQIATLEQAGQTVVMVVQDGETKGLIALRDTLRNDAKEAVSALHQLGVNGVILTGDNPRAAAAIAGELALDYRAGLLPADKVQAVTALNAQAPLAMVGDGINDAPAMKAATLGIAMGSGTDVALETADAALTHNRLTGLAQMIGLARATRANIRQNIAIALGLKGIFLVTTLLGMTGLWLAVLADTGATVLVTANALRLLRQR, encoded by the coding sequence ATGTCGACTCCAGAAACGCCAAAAAAAGTGCCGCAGTTTTCGGCACTTAAGCTCGCCCCCCTTCCCGCCAAAGAGGCCTGCTGCGCCGCGGATCACGGTCCTGTGCAGGCCGAAGCCGTGGCGCCCGTCCAGGGCCAGCGTTACAGCTGGGTGGTCAACGGCATGGACTGTGCCGCCTGCGCCCGCAAAGTGGAAACCGCCGTCCGCCAGGTGGCGGGCGTCAATCATGTCCAGGTCCTGTTTGCCACCGAAAAACTGCTGGTCGATGCCGGCAGCAACGTCAGCGCCCAGGTCGAAGCGGCGGTCATCAATGCGGGCTATACGCTGCGTAATGAGAACGCTCCCGCCGAAAAAGCCTCGGTGCTGCGCGACAATCTGCCGCTCATCACGCTGGTTCTGCTGATGGGCATAAGCTGGGGGTTGGAGCAGTTCAACCACCCGCTCGGTAACCTCGCCTTTATCGCCACCACCCTGGTCGGGCTCTGGCCGGTGGCCCGCCAGGCGCTGCGCCTGATGAAAAGCGGCAGCTGGTTCGCCATTGAAACCCTGATGAGCGTGGCCGCCATCGGGGCGCTGTTTATCGGCGCCACGGCGGAAGCGGCGATGGTCTTGCTGTTGTTTTTGATTGGCGAGCGGCTCGAAGGCTGGGCGGCAAGCCGGGCGCGTAAAGGGGTCAGCGCGCTGATGGCGCTGAAGCCTGAAACTGCAACTCAGGTCATTAATGGCGAGCGTAAAACCGTGCCTATTGCCGCGCTGCGTCCGGGGGATGTGATTGAAGTTGCCGCCGGGGGTCGTCTGCCTGCTGACGGGACGCTGCTCACCGCCGCGGCCAGCTTTGATGAAAGCGCCCTCACCGGCGAATCCATTCCGGTCGACCGTGCGGCGGGTGAAAAAGTCCCGGCGGGGGCCACCAGCGTCGATCGTCTGGTACAGCTGACGGTCTTGTCCGAACCGGGCGACAGCGCTATCGACCGCATCCTGAAGCTGATCGAAGAGGCGGAAGAGCGCCGCGCCCCGGTGGAGCGCTTCATCGACCGCTTCAGCCGGATCTATACCCCGGTGATTATGCTGATTGCCCTGCTGGTCGCCGTAGTGCCGCCGCTGCTGTTCAGCGCGCCCTGGGAGGGCTGGATCTACAAAGGGCTGACCCTGCTGCTGATTGGCTGCCCGTGTGCGCTGGTGATCTCCACCCCGGCGGCCATCACCTCCGGGCTGGCGGCCGCCGCACGCCGTGGGGCGCTGATTAAGGGCGGTGCCGCACTGGAGCAGCTGGCGCAGGTGCAGCAGGTGGCGTTCGACAAGACCGGCACCCTGACGGTGGGCAAGCCGCAGGTGACGGGCATTTATCCGCACGAGATTGGCGAGCAGGATCTGCTGGCGCTCGCCGCCGCGGTAGAGCAGGGTTCCACCCACCCGCTGGCGCAGGCGATTGTGCGTGAAGCGCAGACCCGCGGGCTGGCTGTTCCGACGGCTACCGGCCAGCGGGCGCTGATGGGCTCGGGGATCGAAGCTGAAGTCGCGGGCAGCAAGGTGCTCATTTGCACGGCAGATAAATTCCCTGCTCCGCACTTTGTAACGCAAATCGCTACTCTGGAGCAGGCCGGGCAGACGGTAGTGATGGTGGTCCAGGACGGCGAGACAAAAGGACTGATCGCCCTGCGTGATACCCTGCGTAATGACGCGAAAGAGGCCGTTAGCGCCCTGCATCAGCTCGGCGTCAACGGCGTGATCCTGACCGGCGATAACCCGCGCGCCGCCGCAGCCATTGCCGGTGAGCTGGCGCTGGATTACCGGGCGGGGCTGCTGCCAGCCGATAAAGTGCAGGCGGTAACGGCCCTTAATGCGCAAGCGCCGCTGGCGATGGTCGGGGACGGGATTAACGACGCCCCGGCGATGAAGGCGGCAACGCTTGGCATTGCGATGGGTAGCGGCACCGACGTGGCGCTGGAGACCGCCGATGCGGCGCTCACCCACAACCGCCTGACCGGGCTGGCGCAGATGATCGGTCTGGCCCGCGCCACCCGCGCCAATATCCGGCAGAACATCGCCATCGCGTTGGGGTTGAAGGGGATTTTCCTGGTGACTACCCTGCTGGGCATGACGGGATTGTGGCTGGCGGTGCTGGCGGATACCGGGGCAACGGTGCTGGTGACGGCGAACGCGTTGCGGCTGTTGCGCCAGAGGTAA